One stretch of Zingiber officinale cultivar Zhangliang chromosome 6B, Zo_v1.1, whole genome shotgun sequence DNA includes these proteins:
- the LOC121990479 gene encoding MAPK kinase substrate protein At1g80180-like: MAELQRSATTFRRSGSSGLVWDERFLSTDPDADEDAGGELRRSRTVGPTTDRRRGGNGGDGGRQAFRANAVPAAADPPSPDAHCGGLCGIFGKARRHHRSKPRRR, encoded by the coding sequence ATGGCGGAGCTGCAGAGATCTGCCACAACCTTCCGGCGATCGGGCTCGTCGGGGCTGGTGTGGGACGAGCGGTTCCTTTCCACGGACCCCGACGCAGACGAAGATGCAGGAGGGGAGCTGAGGCGCTCGCGGACGGTCGGACCCACCACCGATCGCCGCCGCGGCGGCAACGGCGGAGACGGAGGCAGGCAGGCTTTCCGCGCCAACGCGGTGCCGGCGGCCGCGGATCCGCCGTCTCCGGACGCCCACTGCGGCGGGCTCTGCGGCATCTTCGGCAAGGCGAGGCGCCACCACCGATCGAAGCCGAGGCGGCGCTGA